CGTCGTCGTGGCTGCGGAGGTCCACGCACGGCCCTGAGGTGGTGCGTCAGCGGACGGTGCTGCGGCGCTCCAGAAGGACCGTGTCGCGCCACTCGCCGTCGAGCTGGGCGATCCGGCTGCGGACGGCGAGGGTGCGGTAGCCGGCGGAGTGGTGCAGTGCCAGGCTGGCGCGGTTCTCCGGGAAGATCGAGGTCTGCAACGTCCAGAGGCCCCCGGCGTCGGCCTGGTTGACCTGGGTGTGGAGCAGCGACTTGCCCACACCACGATCCCGCGCCGACTCCGCGACGTAGACGGTCGACTCCGCGACCCCGGCGTAGCACTCCCGCTGGGAGGTCGGGCTGAGGGCGGTCCACCCGACCACCTGACCCTCGCGGATGGCGACCCACGCGTGCCCCGGCAGCCACCGGGCGCGGAGCTGGCGGACCGTGGGCACCCGGGTCTCGAAGGTGGCCTGCCGGGTGGCGATGCCTTGGGCATAGATGTCGAGGACCGCGGGCATGTGGTCGTCCGAGGTCGCCTCGACCACGACGTCCGCCGGCAGGTCCGCCGGGCAGCAGGGGAGCTCGGCGAGCGTGCCCATGACGACGTCGGCGGCGTGCGGCAGCCCGGTGCAGCAGGCCTGGTTGACGGTCACGACACTGCTCGTGCCGACCTTCTCGACCAGCACGAAGCCCACCTCGGCGAGCTTGCGGACGTGGTGGGAGCACGTGGACTGGCTGATGCCGAGCCGGTCGGCGAGGTCACCGACGCGCAGCGAGCCGGTGGGGCTGGTCGCCACCGTGTGGAGCAGCCGCACCCGGGTGGCGTCGGACAGGGTGGCGAACCACTCGGCGTACGTCTGGGCGGCGTCGCCGCTGAGTCCGGTCCTGGTCGCGGGAGGCGTCGTCACCGTGGTCATGGCACACACTCTACATCGACAGCGATCGATGGTTGCTTTCATCGATCCGGCTCGATACTCTGTCGATCGACGCCCATCGATCCAAGGAGACAGTCATGGTGCACCCCGTCGTCGTCATCGGTGCCGGCCCGATCGGCCTCGCCGCCGCGGCCCACGCCCGGTCCCGCGGCCTGCGCGCCGTCGTGCTGGAGGCGGGCGCCGGTGCCGGCGCGTCGGTCCGGGAGTGGGGGCACGTCCGTCTCTTCTCGCCGTGGTCGGAGCTGCTGGACCCTGTCTCCGTCGCGCTGCTCGAGCCCACCGGCTGGGTCGCGCCGGCAGCCGACTCCTACCCGACCGGGGACGAGTGGGTCGAGCGCTACCTCGAGCCGCTGGCCGCGGCGCTCGGCGACGAGGCGTCGGTCGAGCTGCGCTTCAGGCACCGCGTCACCGGCGTCGCCCGCCAGGGACGCGACGTGATGGTCGACGCCGGCCGCGAGAGCGAGCCGTTCGTCGTCCACGTCACCACCCCGGAGGGGCCCGCGCGGTTCCTCGCGAGCGCTGTCGTGGACGCCTCGGGCACGTGGACCGGGCCGAACCCCCTGGGGGCCGACGGCTACCCCGCCGACGGGGAGCACGAGCACGCGGAGCACATCCACCACGGGATGCCCGACGTGGACGACCCTGCCGTCCGGGACCGCTACGCCGGGCGCCACGTCGTCGTGGCCGGCACCGGAGCCTCCGCCCAGAACGCCCTCGTCGCCCTGGCCAGGCTCGCCGTCGACCACCCCGACACGCGGGTCACCTGGCTCGTGCGCCGGGCCGCGGCCACCTTCGGCGGCGGGGACAACGACCAGCTGGCGGAGCGCGGCGCGCTCGGGCGGCGGGCGCAGGCGGTCGCGGAGTCCTCGGTGGTCACGATCCGCAACGGCTTCCGTACGACCGCCGTCCGCGAGGCAGCCGGGCGCCTCGCGATCGAGTCGGTCGACGGCCAGGTCGTGACCGACGTCGACGAGGTCGTGGTCGTGACCGGCTTCCGGCCCGACCTGGGCTTCGTCTCCGAGGTCCGCCTCGACCTCGACCCGGTCCTCCAGGCGCCGCGGGCGCTGGCACCGCTGATCGACCCCAACGTGCACTCGTGCGGCACCGTCTACCCCCACGGGGCGCGGGAGCTGGCGCATCCGGAGCAGGGCTTCTACCTTGCCGGGATGAAGTCGTACGGACGGGCGCCGTCGTTCCTGACATTGACCGGCTTCGAGCAGGTCCGCAGCATCGTCGCGGCCATCGACGGCGACACCGAGGCGGCCGAGCGGGTCGAGCTGGTGCTGCCGGAGACCGGGGTGTGCGGCGGGGCGGGGCAGTTCGACGAGCCGGAGGCCGCGGGTGGCTGCTGCGGCACGTCGGTCGAGACCGAGCTGCTCACCATCTCCTCGCGCTGAGCGCCTTGCCGATCGCCGCCACGAGCACGCTGCCGTCCGGGCTCGACAGAGCCGGCCGGCGGCGGGTGACCGCGGTCCTGTGCCTCACGCAGGTGACCGGGTGGGGCGTGCTCTTCTACGCGTTCCCGGTCCTCGCGCCGACCATCGCCGAGGACACCGGCTGGGCGACGTCCGCGGTCATCGCG
This genomic interval from Nocardioides euryhalodurans contains the following:
- a CDS encoding helix-turn-helix domain-containing GNAT family N-acetyltransferase, coding for MTTVTTPPATRTGLSGDAAQTYAEWFATLSDATRVRLLHTVATSPTGSLRVGDLADRLGISQSTCSHHVRKLAEVGFVLVEKVGTSSVVTVNQACCTGLPHAADVVMGTLAELPCCPADLPADVVVEATSDDHMPAVLDIYAQGIATRQATFETRVPTVRQLRARWLPGHAWVAIREGQVVGWTALSPTSQRECYAGVAESTVYVAESARDRGVGKSLLHTQVNQADAGGLWTLQTSIFPENRASLALHHSAGYRTLAVRSRIAQLDGEWRDTVLLERRSTVR
- a CDS encoding NAD(P)-binding domain-containing protein — encoded protein: MVHPVVVIGAGPIGLAAAAHARSRGLRAVVLEAGAGAGASVREWGHVRLFSPWSELLDPVSVALLEPTGWVAPAADSYPTGDEWVERYLEPLAAALGDEASVELRFRHRVTGVARQGRDVMVDAGRESEPFVVHVTTPEGPARFLASAVVDASGTWTGPNPLGADGYPADGEHEHAEHIHHGMPDVDDPAVRDRYAGRHVVVAGTGASAQNALVALARLAVDHPDTRVTWLVRRAAATFGGGDNDQLAERGALGRRAQAVAESSVVTIRNGFRTTAVREAAGRLAIESVDGQVVTDVDEVVVVTGFRPDLGFVSEVRLDLDPVLQAPRALAPLIDPNVHSCGTVYPHGARELAHPEQGFYLAGMKSYGRAPSFLTLTGFEQVRSIVAAIDGDTEAAERVELVLPETGVCGGAGQFDEPEAAGGCCGTSVETELLTISSR